In one window of Lewinella sp. 4G2 DNA:
- a CDS encoding ATP-binding protein — MLHQFRQVCLLCAMLSLCPGNSSAQAVEGYDIDGFLLALSSESADNENGPFDVSALLSRYCESDYACQVSLLKAGADNFKKEHDYLPALLLAEQLEKVATERSDDSNLLIALSDQSHLLNFLHDRENTRLVFARMAALYERTGDAGQSYYFQTLVLEGDVFYAEDPSPAITQIENLWRQAEDEGYEEQANNILTRLKYIYEEFGMFDRLEVAVKKLEEIIAATPANVQSPYRLPAYSGRGDLQRRFGDYQAAERSYQTGLQFVRLHDDEFGQPWSQGYLLLRLAHLEWEQHQQEQAVNYLDTVLYLGTTYQLEDLLSQQYELRIEIAESAGDYATALAYTREQSAHQQTIDSAEASFDLRRQNLQFAVDQLEAERQNQELELALARNNSRNYLLLGGLLGLLTLLLGAGFYYQRRSKKQLAEKNTLIQQQANRLLRLDETKSRFFANVSHELRTPLSLLTGPVDTLLRDPDNLTTKQRELLRTAATGGVNLSTLIQKILDLGRLEAHKVTAHPVSTRLKYYFQTHLQSFQPLAEQHRIDYSYTVEVPENRLAEIDPELVRQILSNLISNSLKFTPPGERVSVTARLTDGRLCLRVADTGPGVHPEDRPRIFERFYQSEQANAAVAGGTGIGLALVREYTHLFQGEVAVTDTPGGGATFTVSFPVVYVDSPPPTPVLVSEGATSEFQSNGATLPCVVVVEDNVSLRAYLVTELEQFYRVKDFPNGADAWAFIQRDPQAVNLVLSDYMMPVMDGFQLLQRCKEHSPTAGIPFVLLTARAEPEDRLSALRVGVDDYLIKPFTTPELRTHLDALLGHLNTRESNLTEEDNDTALPRVQSKEERAWLEELETYVKANLHDSQLKVGSLSKAFLMSDSALLRQVKRLTGLTIQQYITELRLATARRLLETRAVVSARKAGEAVGYANVGSFNRRFKQRYGRLPSDLLVERVNK, encoded by the coding sequence AGCGACTACGCTTGCCAGGTAAGCCTCCTCAAGGCGGGCGCTGACAATTTCAAAAAGGAACACGACTACCTTCCCGCGCTGCTCCTGGCCGAACAGTTGGAAAAAGTCGCAACCGAACGGTCGGACGATAGTAATCTGCTGATTGCTCTGAGCGACCAGTCTCACCTCCTCAACTTCTTGCACGACCGGGAAAATACACGTTTGGTATTTGCCCGGATGGCCGCACTCTACGAGCGAACGGGGGACGCTGGCCAGTCCTACTACTTTCAGACGCTGGTATTGGAGGGGGATGTTTTCTATGCCGAAGACCCGTCGCCCGCCATCACCCAAATCGAGAACCTATGGAGGCAGGCCGAAGACGAAGGTTACGAGGAGCAAGCCAACAACATATTAACGCGGCTGAAGTACATCTACGAAGAGTTCGGGATGTTTGACCGCTTGGAAGTAGCCGTGAAAAAGCTGGAGGAAATCATCGCCGCCACCCCGGCGAACGTCCAGAGCCCCTACCGGCTGCCGGCTTACAGCGGAAGGGGAGACCTGCAACGTCGCTTCGGAGACTACCAAGCGGCCGAACGCAGCTACCAGACGGGCCTGCAGTTTGTACGCCTGCACGACGATGAATTTGGACAGCCTTGGTCCCAGGGCTATCTCCTACTTCGGTTGGCTCACCTGGAATGGGAACAGCACCAGCAGGAGCAGGCCGTCAATTACCTGGATACCGTCCTGTATCTCGGAACGACCTATCAGCTGGAGGATCTACTGAGCCAACAGTATGAACTAAGGATCGAAATCGCTGAGTCCGCCGGTGATTACGCCACCGCCTTGGCCTACACCCGCGAACAGAGTGCCCACCAACAGACGATTGATAGCGCCGAAGCTAGCTTCGATCTCCGCCGCCAGAACTTACAGTTTGCCGTCGACCAACTGGAGGCGGAAAGGCAGAACCAGGAGTTGGAACTAGCACTGGCGAGGAATAATTCACGGAATTACTTGCTCCTCGGCGGGCTATTGGGGCTGCTCACCCTCCTGCTCGGCGCCGGGTTTTACTACCAGCGCCGGTCAAAAAAGCAACTGGCGGAAAAGAATACCCTCATTCAGCAACAGGCCAACCGGCTATTGCGACTGGATGAAACCAAATCAAGGTTCTTCGCCAACGTAAGCCATGAACTCAGGACGCCCCTGTCACTCCTCACCGGGCCCGTAGACACCCTGCTGCGGGATCCCGACAACCTCACTACTAAGCAACGGGAGTTGTTACGCACGGCGGCAACGGGCGGAGTAAATCTGAGTACCCTGATTCAAAAGATCCTCGACCTCGGCCGGCTGGAAGCCCATAAAGTAACGGCGCACCCCGTTTCGACCCGGCTGAAGTATTACTTCCAAACTCACCTGCAATCCTTTCAGCCGCTCGCCGAGCAGCACCGCATTGATTACTCCTACACAGTGGAGGTGCCCGAGAATAGGCTGGCGGAAATTGATCCGGAGCTTGTCCGCCAGATCCTGTCTAACCTGATCAGTAACAGCCTCAAATTCACGCCACCCGGCGAGCGCGTGTCCGTCACGGCTCGCCTTACTGATGGGCGTTTGTGCTTACGGGTGGCAGATACCGGGCCCGGCGTCCACCCGGAAGATCGCCCCCGTATTTTTGAGCGCTTTTATCAGAGTGAACAGGCGAACGCAGCCGTTGCGGGTGGCACGGGCATTGGCTTGGCGCTCGTTCGGGAGTACACCCACCTGTTTCAGGGCGAGGTCGCGGTAACTGATACTCCGGGCGGGGGGGCAACTTTTACGGTCAGTTTTCCGGTCGTTTATGTTGATTCACCACCACCCACTCCAGTACTGGTTAGTGAAGGGGCAACCAGCGAATTTCAATCCAATGGGGCTACGCTCCCGTGCGTCGTCGTCGTTGAAGACAACGTATCACTTCGAGCTTACCTCGTGACCGAATTGGAGCAGTTCTACCGGGTGAAAGATTTTCCTAACGGCGCGGATGCCTGGGCCTTTATCCAGCGGGACCCTCAGGCCGTTAACCTCGTCCTCAGCGATTACATGATGCCGGTTATGGATGGGTTTCAGTTGTTGCAGCGGTGTAAGGAGCATTCACCAACTGCCGGTATCCCCTTCGTCCTGCTAACTGCCCGGGCCGAACCGGAAGACCGGCTAAGCGCGCTGCGGGTAGGGGTAGATGACTACCTCATCAAGCCCTTCACTACCCCTGAATTGCGTACCCATCTCGATGCGTTGTTGGGTCACCTGAATACCCGGGAAAGCAATCTCACCGAGGAGGACAATGATACGGCGCTGCCGCGGGTGCAAAGCAAAGAAGAACGAGCCTGGCTGGAGGAGTTGGAGACCTACGTCAAAGCAAATTTGCACGACTCTCAGTTGAAAGTAGGCTCCCTGAGTAAAGCCTTTTTGATGAGTGATTCGGCTTTGCTGAGACAGGTCAAACGCCTGACTGGATTAACGATACAGCAGTACATCACCGAACTACGGCTGGCCACCGCGCGCCGTTTACTCGAGACGCGTGCGGTGGTTTCCGCCCGAAAAGCCGGGGAAGCGGTGGGCTACGCAAACGTAGGTTCCTTCAACAGACGCTTCAAACAACGTTACGGGCGCTTGCCCTCCGATTTACTCGTCGAGCGAGTGAACAAGTAG
- the rocD gene encoding ornithine--oxo-acid transaminase: MTTTSFTTTTKAQEYIALEDQHGAHNYHPLPVVLAEGRGCYVWDVDGKQYYDFLSAYSAVNQGHCHPRIISKMVEQSQKLTLTSRAFHNDQLGVYEKYVTDYFGFDKVLPMNTGAEAVETAIKICRKWGYEVKGIPENQARIIVCGKNFHGRTVTIISFSSDSGARDNFGPYTPGFESVPYGDVEAMRRAIGNDPATIAGVLVEPIQGEAGVFVPEDGYLAAVAEACKENNVLFIADEIQTGVARTGALLRICGDCTCTKTCERQPATYLRPDILILGKALSGGAYPVSAVLADNAVMDVIQPGQHGSTFGGNPVACAVAMEALQVVTDEQLILNARTLGTLFRAEMQKLVDAYPALLKLVRGKGLLNALVINDSPESDTAWNFCLALAEGGLLAKPTHGNIIRFAPPLVISEDQLLEACAIIGRVVKSMAEA, from the coding sequence ATGACCACTACCAGCTTTACCACCACCACGAAAGCACAAGAATACATCGCGCTGGAAGACCAGCACGGCGCCCATAATTACCACCCTCTGCCCGTTGTACTCGCCGAAGGGCGGGGCTGTTACGTCTGGGATGTGGATGGCAAACAGTACTACGATTTCCTTAGCGCTTACTCGGCCGTCAACCAGGGCCACTGCCACCCGCGGATCATCAGCAAGATGGTCGAACAGAGCCAAAAACTTACGCTGACCAGCAGGGCCTTTCACAATGACCAACTCGGCGTCTACGAAAAGTACGTCACGGACTACTTCGGGTTCGATAAGGTCCTACCCATGAATACTGGTGCGGAAGCCGTCGAGACCGCCATCAAGATCTGCCGGAAATGGGGCTACGAGGTCAAGGGCATTCCCGAAAACCAGGCCCGCATTATCGTCTGTGGCAAAAACTTCCACGGCCGGACGGTGACCATCATCTCCTTCTCTTCGGACAGTGGCGCCCGCGACAATTTTGGCCCCTACACCCCCGGATTCGAAAGCGTTCCCTACGGTGACGTCGAAGCGATGCGCCGGGCGATCGGGAACGACCCCGCCACCATCGCCGGCGTGCTCGTAGAACCCATTCAGGGTGAAGCGGGGGTCTTCGTGCCCGAGGATGGCTACCTGGCCGCCGTGGCCGAAGCCTGTAAAGAGAATAACGTACTCTTTATTGCGGACGAGATCCAAACGGGTGTCGCCCGCACGGGTGCATTACTACGTATCTGTGGTGATTGTACTTGCACCAAAACCTGTGAGCGGCAACCGGCTACTTACCTCCGGCCGGATATCCTGATCCTGGGTAAAGCACTCAGTGGCGGAGCCTATCCCGTATCAGCCGTGCTGGCGGATAACGCCGTCATGGACGTCATCCAACCGGGGCAACACGGTTCTACCTTTGGTGGTAACCCCGTCGCCTGCGCCGTTGCCATGGAAGCTCTGCAGGTGGTGACCGACGAACAACTGATTCTCAACGCCCGAACGTTGGGCACCCTGTTCCGCGCTGAAATGCAAAAATTGGTGGACGCCTATCCCGCTCTGCTGAAGCTGGTACGGGGTAAGGGGCTGCTGAACGCGCTCGTAATTAATGACAGCCCCGAAAGTGATACGGCCTGGAACTTCTGCCTTGCCCTCGCTGAAGGTGGCCTACTGGCGAAGCCTACCCACGGCAACATCATCCGTTTTGCGCCGCCCCTGGTCATCTCGGAAGATCAATTGCTGGAGGCCTGCGCCATCATCGGTCGGGTAGTTAAAAGTATGGCTGAAGCCTAA
- a CDS encoding VOC family protein, with protein sequence MDYADTGFILYVVEYEASVRFYEEVLSLPVLYRKDGLVCFSFGSAYLMVELDDRKGASARNDEEPNRTCLRLNVLDLQAARRNLDQHDIDYTYAAYSWGTVMKFRDPAGNLVAYRSASEHRADIDAFKSNPY encoded by the coding sequence ATGGATTACGCCGATACTGGGTTCATCCTTTACGTCGTCGAGTACGAAGCTTCCGTTCGTTTCTACGAAGAGGTGCTTTCGCTGCCTGTTCTCTATCGAAAAGACGGCCTGGTCTGTTTCTCCTTCGGAAGCGCCTACCTGATGGTGGAATTGGATGATCGCAAGGGCGCCAGTGCCCGTAATGATGAGGAACCCAACAGAACCTGTCTCCGCCTGAACGTTTTGGACCTGCAAGCGGCCCGGCGTAACCTCGACCAGCATGATATAGACTACACTTATGCTGCGTATTCCTGGGGTACCGTGATGAAATTTCGGGATCCAGCTGGTAATCTTGTGGCCTATCGATCGGCATCCGAACACCGGGCCGATATTGATGCTTTTAAGTCGAATCCTTACTAA